A segment of the Labrus bergylta chromosome 11, fLabBer1.1, whole genome shotgun sequence genome:
TCATCTCGTCCCCGGGTCCCAACTTGCTGCAGAGCACAGCTAGAGAAGTAGCGCCCACTGAGAGGTTCGATCCCCTCCTGCAGGGCACAGTGCAAAGTGGTCTGGGACCCCCCCTCAGGGTCAAGGAAGAAGAGCTTGGCAAAAGGAGACAAGAGGAGCTGCTGCCAGAGGCTCATACTGCGACACAGTTCTGTGTAGATGACTCCTGGAGGAagaaatgatttatttgtttgtaatgttttagGAAACAGGCAGGAAACAGTTAGCCAATGAGAGAGAGTCTCAGACCCACAAGATTTCTTTGTTCTTTAAGTTCGACATGTGTTCCCAGCAGAACCTTccctttaaacaaaaatgtccttCTGGGTAATGTATGCAAGCAGAGTAGCTTTTTTCCAGGGATTGATAAAACCTGGTAATGGCACGGCTGCTCAGCCTTGGTTCAGATTTTGCCTGGTGGTCAGTCGTGGTATTGCAGTTAAAAATGTGCCATGGCCCACATACACCACCATTATAAGATAGAAATCTACAGCAGCTTTCAATAGCAGTTCttgcttccttatgcagcggtcttcaATGTAGCATACgatgtttccacggcaacgaaaaacatgtcatgtctgtCATGACAGCCGCCACAAAAAAACGCGTCCCGTTAACTATAAAGTTagggatttctctggctttgatgaCTATCAGAAATATTCAAGGTTAtttaagtactcaacaaaaaaaaaatatgacaaatgtttagtccatttttgattaatttagatatttgtgtgtaaaattataataaaattcTAGATATTGTACCTTAAAGTCGTTAAGCCAAAGTTTGTGCTTTATTCTCAGCTGTTTTATTGAGGGGGTTTTTTTgtataaaagaaatgtaatgcTTCATGCcttcatgcattttttaaatgccCATACTAATAATTTGCAGTGATGTTTAACAAttaaagtttaatttatttctgcAAGTGCTCTATTAGTTGTTGTAAGAGTTAAAAATCAGCTTAAAATCAGATGATCAAACTGAAACTACATCCCAGTCTGATCCTGAAGTCCAAAGTAGCTTCCTGAGAATCTGTTAGATAACACAAACGTCCTGTACAAGCTGAGCAGTGAGAATGTACCTGGGTGCAGACTGTAGCAGGTGACGCTGGTGCCCTCCAGCCTGTTGGCCAGCTCCCTGGTAAAGAGCACATTACACAGCTTGCTACTGCTGTAGGCCTGAAAGTTGTGCCAGGTGGACTGACCGGACACCAAATCCTTCTTGGAGGCTAGAAGAGGGAAGTCGATGCTGCCCAGGCGATGCAGAAGAGCAGAGACGTTGACCACCCGACTGGGACCGCACTTCTGCAGACGCTCCAGGAGGAGGTTAGTGAGCAGGAAGTGACCCAGGTGGTTCACACCGAACGCCATGCCAAAACCATCCTCAGTCTGTCCTGGCCCCATCACACCTGAGGCACAGAGCGtgggaattaaaaaaactttggtttctttaaatattttgccATGGAGAGGCACTATGCTTTCACTGCCTCACCTGCGTTGTTGATGAGGAGGTCCAGTCTGGGTTCAGTCTTCAGGAAGTTTTCGGCAAAGCTTCGAACGGACTTCAAACTCGCTAGATCCAACTGCATGAACACCACCTGATTGTTCCCAGTCTCCTAAAGGACATTCATGCTGAGTCAGTCTGACTGtctttcacaaacaaacaaatgttcttttaaaaatgtttcagtatttaaaataatgtttctaaTATTCATGTTGAACATAACAAACTGTGTTTCCACCTTTTTTCCGACCCctttaatgcaaaaataaatccagGAACAGTTTATTTTCTCTATTTGTTGGTACCAATTAATTGGAGCGTAGCTGATGGCTACCTTGAGCTTTATCTGACTGCATGAAAATGTAGTAAATACGAAAACATTTTACTTGAACCTCAATCCAACAGGTGCTTTCTCATTTATTGTCATAAATTTATCTTTTTGTGATTATTGCGAATGCTCATATCTCCATGACGATGAAACTGTGATTAATTGTGCAGCCCTAGTATAATCTTCTGCACTGGACTTGTTAGAGCTCTTCCTAGAAAACAGccacagcaacagcagcatctTTATACAGACAACTGACTCTGCGGATGTCGTAAGCAGCCGTCTCAGCCTTCTCCTTGTTGCGGCAGGCCAGGATCACTCTGGCTCCTCTCCTCGCCAAATCCAGCGCCGTCGCCTTCCCAATGCCAGTGTTGCTTCCTGTGTTGGTCAATAATTCAGATACATTAAACCCTGTGGTAAAGAGCAGCATgtcacttcaaaataaaggcattttattttgtttttcagcacCAAATAATCTGGCAGAAGACAATAATGTTATCAAAcatgtataaaatgttaaacttcaggttttttatgtgaaacaaaaatagttttattgTATAATTGGCAGGAACTACTTCAAAACTATCTTCACTTCACAATCTTGCTTATTTAACATCATTATTTTACATATCAACTGTGTTTAATACACTACATAGCATCTGTGTTTATTCTGTTGCTCTGACagtaaatgtattaaatgataTCGGAAAAAACAGTTTGTATCTTATAATGTGATTTTGTGACAACATCCGGGTACCTGTCCGTGTCATCCCCGCATAATAAACATTAGCGTACAGCTAAGATGTCAACAAAGCTAACAGGTTAATCTGTTACCTGTAACAATGGCCGTCTTCCCCTTTAGCTTCACTGAACTTGAGTACCTGGCTCCTCTGAACACACCGTAGTAAAGTATCACATAAAAGGAAACTGCTCCCGCTACGAGGCAAAGCAGCAGCGACATCTTTGTAACTTGAAGAAAAGCTACCGGTGAAGATTTCAAGAATCAGCGCTCGACAGTTAACTTATTATCCCGGTCtagactttcaaaataaaatctttgtGGTCTtgcaaaaaacatgttatactCTTTGTTGAGCCTATTATTAGCAGATTATTATAAATAATTGATACGTGATATTCTTATTTTCAAAGTGGCAAGATAACACAAAATACTTTGTAAATTTGGTTACAGATaaatcacaaatatttttttttgaaggaCAGTCCGATTCAATAAATTTGAGCAACTTCCGTTTAGTGCTTCCTTGTTAAGCGAGTCTCAACCGGAAGATGTCGCCATTTATTcaagtcaaaaataaataaattcaattatCTCTATATATGTGGATAGTTACAACCACAGATCTTTTGATTATTTTAGCgtaaacacaaaccaaaacaatatcttacataaataattaaattccaCTAATGTTATCACTTTATTACTCTTAAACATGTGactaatatatttttttctaaatatgagtTGCACATCTCGAAACTCTTTTATTATATTGGggaaatatatttattgatgatTTTAGGTTAACTACCCTTCTTTTCGTTTTATTCATTCAACCCAGAACTTAAAGCAAAGACatatttaaaaacctctttAATGCATCAATCTGATgtctcagtctttgaaagattattttttattttgtttattgtttttatttgaattaactaaagtaaaagtCCATCCGGTActttgattgattaattaataGGTATCTAGATAAGTATCATTTCACTAGTTGCAATGGTTAGTTTTTTGTcccttattttttatattccttTAGCATATGATTTCCATTTGAATACTTATTTCCCCTGTGTTATGTTGTATCTTGTTTGTGCCTGAAGTAAtgcaaaacaggaaacaaagccCAAAACAGGATGAGATGTTTATCAACAGTTCTCACTGTTTCCAGAGTCATTGCTTGGAGTTGGCTGGCAAAAATCAAATCAGTACTTTAAACTTTGACAAGGGTGCTTTGAAATAGTATGCTTAATCACTGTTTGTGGCTAAAACAATGTTGACTTACAGCAATGGCATTGCATAAAACACACTGTAAGCAGCAGTGTTCAGATATATTATACTCACTTTACTTATTAAGATTGTTAGACCCCATTAGTAGAGGTAGTATTCTAaaagtggcaagaaaaaaagtgaatgagTGGCTGCACCTCTGGACTGTAAAAGATAAGTAGAGTAAATCAGAAACAATAACCATTATGACTATGGTTTGCTTAGTCATAACGTTATCGTCATGGAGAGCGGAGTGCCTGAAATACTGTAACTGATTTATCTTGTCAAAA
Coding sequences within it:
- the LOC109989270 gene encoding dehydrogenase/reductase SDR family member 13 isoform X2; this encodes MSLLLCLVAGAVSFYVILYYGVFRGARYSSSVKLKGKTAIVTGSNTGIGKATALDLARRGARVILACRNKEKAETAAYDIRRETGNNQVVFMQLDLASLKSVRSFAENFLKTEPRLDLLINNAGVMGPGQTEDGFGMAFGVNHLGHFLLTNLLLERLQKCGPSRVVNVSALLHRLGSIDFPLLASKKDLVSGQSTWHNFQAYSSSKLCNVLFTRELANRLEGTSVTCYSLHPGVIYTELCRSMSLWQQLLLSPFAKLFFLDPEGGSQTTLHCALQEGIEPLSGRYFSSCALQQVGTRGRDDALAKKLWEVSERLTGL
- the LOC109989270 gene encoding dehydrogenase/reductase SDR family member 13 isoform X1; the protein is MSLLLCLVAGAVSFYVILYYGVFRGARYSSSVKLKGKTAIVTGFNVSELLTNTGSNTGIGKATALDLARRGARVILACRNKEKAETAAYDIRRETGNNQVVFMQLDLASLKSVRSFAENFLKTEPRLDLLINNAGVMGPGQTEDGFGMAFGVNHLGHFLLTNLLLERLQKCGPSRVVNVSALLHRLGSIDFPLLASKKDLVSGQSTWHNFQAYSSSKLCNVLFTRELANRLEGTSVTCYSLHPGVIYTELCRSMSLWQQLLLSPFAKLFFLDPEGGSQTTLHCALQEGIEPLSGRYFSSCALQQVGTRGRDDALAKKLWEVSERLTGL